One part of the Paenibacillus silvisoli genome encodes these proteins:
- a CDS encoding spore germination protein encodes MTLVPEKWKGLRESSDFVCYEHPTNNDSIFIGYFHSLMEPKVLHDHILGPLSNDSTLSFNELYRSIPVGEKEIVYDWDTIQNKLLRGYVAIQFGLQNEQCMVVNATASRGRSISTPEIEFTVEGPKEAFVESLDMNLNLIRKRVPFPELRIKEFEVGELSKARVAVCYIKGLTNEQYLNTCIQRITDIQFDQITNITILQQMIEDNSNTVFPLTIGTERPDYVAWAVSSGQIIVLMDGSPIAVFAPVNLGVFFITFEDYYLPWIVGSILRIIRMSSVLFSVFASPLYIAVMTYHGQGISNVFLPTIVSSRINVPFPPFVEVLILELVIELLREAGARLPTKIGQTIGIVGGIVLGTAAVEAALTSNFLLIIVALSALASFTTPIFRMSATIRLLRFPFILAAQLGGLLGIFICTIAIFAHLLRLTSLGMPYLVPFYPFRSSDAYDTLIRPSYSKFHHRLSYFRSQKPVRFDKKQGKRKKDIDE; translated from the coding sequence ATGACTTTGGTCCCTGAAAAATGGAAGGGGCTTCGCGAATCTTCGGATTTCGTATGCTATGAACATCCCACGAACAATGACTCCATTTTCATCGGCTATTTTCATTCACTAATGGAGCCTAAAGTTTTGCATGATCATATTCTGGGTCCCCTGAGTAACGATTCGACCCTGTCCTTCAATGAATTGTACCGTTCGATCCCGGTTGGGGAAAAGGAAATAGTCTACGACTGGGATACGATTCAAAATAAGCTTCTGCGGGGCTATGTCGCCATTCAATTTGGTCTTCAAAACGAACAATGTATGGTGGTCAATGCCACTGCATCCAGGGGACGAAGCATCTCGACGCCCGAAATCGAATTTACGGTAGAGGGGCCCAAAGAAGCTTTCGTGGAATCGCTGGACATGAATCTCAATCTGATTCGCAAACGCGTCCCTTTTCCCGAGCTGCGCATTAAGGAGTTTGAAGTAGGGGAATTATCGAAGGCTCGAGTTGCGGTATGTTACATAAAGGGATTAACGAACGAACAATACTTAAATACATGCATTCAACGCATAACGGATATCCAGTTCGATCAAATTACGAATATCACCATCCTTCAGCAAATGATTGAAGATAACTCCAACACCGTTTTCCCGCTGACGATCGGGACCGAAAGGCCGGATTATGTGGCTTGGGCCGTTTCGTCGGGGCAAATTATCGTATTGATGGACGGATCCCCGATTGCGGTTTTTGCGCCGGTTAATCTGGGGGTTTTTTTTATTACGTTCGAAGACTATTATTTGCCATGGATCGTCGGCTCGATTTTGCGGATCATTCGCATGTCTTCCGTGCTATTTTCCGTTTTTGCCTCTCCCTTGTACATAGCCGTGATGACCTATCACGGTCAGGGCATTTCGAACGTTTTTTTGCCTACGATCGTTTCATCGAGGATCAATGTTCCTTTTCCTCCATTCGTGGAAGTGCTCATTCTGGAGCTTGTCATTGAATTGCTGCGGGAAGCGGGAGCCCGATTGCCTACGAAAATCGGTCAAACCATTGGCATTGTCGGAGGTATCGTGCTTGGTACCGCAGCAGTCGAGGCCGCGCTGACAAGCAACTTCTTGTTGATTATCGTAGCGTTATCGGCTTTGGCATCCTTTACTACGCCAATATTTCGCATGAGCGCCACCATACGTCTGCTTCGATTTCCATTTATTCTCGCAGCGCAATTAGGGGGGCTGCTGGGCATTTTTATATGCACCATTGCCATTTTCGCGCATTTGCTGCGATTAACGTCTCTGGGGATGCCTTATCTCGTTCCGTTTTATCCTTTTCGATCTTCGGATGCTTATGATACCTTGATTCGTCCTTCCTACTCGAAGTTTCATCATCGGTTAAGCTATTTCAGATCGCAGAAACCCGTTCGATTCGATAAGAAACAAGGAAAACGTAAAAAAGACATAGACGAATGA
- a CDS encoding response regulator transcription factor — translation MKILIVDDQRLMREGLATIIGLEEGMEVVGTAVDGRDAYNQVIELRPDVVLMDIRMPGMDGVEGTELILRHVPETKVLILTTFDDAELIFRALEKGVQGYLLKDLPSEAIVSAIHTVYNGGTVLQPDITAMLLREMKKIPERPQDQASPSRLQETSDELALLTEREKEVLARLGQGFNNKEIAESLSITEGTVKNHVSNVIAKLGLRDRTQAAVYAVRHSI, via the coding sequence TTGAAAATTCTTATCGTTGACGATCAGCGACTCATGCGCGAAGGGCTTGCGACCATCATCGGCCTCGAAGAGGGCATGGAGGTGGTGGGGACGGCCGTGGACGGAAGAGACGCCTACAACCAAGTCATCGAGCTGCGGCCGGACGTGGTGCTGATGGATATCCGGATGCCCGGCATGGACGGCGTGGAAGGGACGGAGTTGATCCTCCGGCACGTCCCGGAGACGAAGGTGCTGATTCTGACCACCTTCGACGACGCGGAATTGATTTTCCGGGCGCTGGAGAAGGGCGTCCAAGGCTATTTATTAAAGGATCTGCCGTCGGAGGCCATCGTAAGCGCGATCCATACGGTGTACAACGGAGGGACGGTGCTCCAGCCCGACATAACGGCAATGCTGCTCAGAGAAATGAAGAAAATACCGGAGCGGCCTCAGGACCAAGCATCTCCATCACGCCTACAAGAAACATCGGACGAATTGGCGCTGCTGACCGAACGGGAAAAAGAAGTGCTCGCACGGCTGGGGCAGGGCTTTAACAATAAGGAAATCGCGGAATCGCTGTCGATCACGGAAGGCACGGTGAAAAATCACGTCTCGAACGTGATCGCGAAGCTTGGGCTGCGCGACCGAACGCAGGCGGCCGTCTATGCGGTTCGTCATTCGATCTGA
- a CDS encoding cell wall hydrolase — translation MGVVKARKQDIDMLARLLRAEAETEGEKGMLLVGNVGINRIRANCSDFKNIRTIPQMINQPHAFEALQHGMYYQGARERERRLAQRAVNGERNWPAKFSLWYFRPGSFENPGPCPPTWYNQPFVGRWKKHCFYEPTAQECENVYNTF, via the coding sequence ATGGGAGTCGTAAAAGCCAGAAAACAGGATATCGATATGTTGGCAAGGTTGCTGCGAGCGGAAGCTGAGACCGAAGGCGAAAAGGGTATGCTCCTTGTTGGAAATGTCGGCATTAACCGTATAAGAGCGAATTGCTCCGACTTCAAAAATATCCGGACCATTCCTCAAATGATCAACCAGCCGCACGCGTTCGAAGCGCTGCAGCATGGGATGTACTATCAAGGCGCAAGAGAGAGGGAACGCCGTTTGGCGCAACGGGCCGTGAACGGGGAGCGGAATTGGCCGGCCAAATTCTCCTTATGGTATTTCCGTCCAGGGTCGTTCGAAAATCCCGGACCGTGTCCGCCAACTTGGTATAATCAGCCGTTCGTAGGCCGATGGAAGAAGCACTGTTTTTATGAACCGACCGCGCAAGAATGCGAAAATGTATATAATACGTTTTAA
- a CDS encoding GvpL/GvpF family gas vesicle protein, with product MISELLYVYGLIPANELDPDGELSFQTKRHGDILAVFDAVDPDVFSQEMIDKHADDPSWVKEKAVVHHSMLAMLRQRCTVIPLKFCTIFEGERSLEAMLSQYEVEITALFTTLKGKEEWNLKVYGDKEKLKSHVMQSSNETEAELSGLSPGKQFLMRKQMNARLEVQFDNEMKRICLAMHESLSKEAVEKSVKKVWDRKVTGRKEDMIWNSVYLMDRQKVDCFLQLVNHYNDEYQAAGLAFEATGPWPVYHFARLHSENA from the coding sequence ATGATTAGTGAGTTGCTTTATGTATACGGACTCATTCCTGCCAATGAATTGGACCCAGATGGCGAGTTGTCATTCCAGACGAAACGCCACGGAGATATCCTTGCCGTCTTCGATGCTGTCGATCCGGACGTATTTTCGCAGGAAATGATCGACAAGCACGCGGACGATCCGTCCTGGGTGAAAGAAAAAGCGGTCGTCCACCATAGCATGCTTGCGATGCTTCGGCAGCGGTGCACCGTTATTCCATTGAAATTTTGTACGATATTCGAAGGCGAGCGCAGCCTTGAGGCGATGTTGAGCCAATATGAGGTCGAAATCACAGCCTTATTCACGACACTTAAGGGGAAAGAAGAATGGAATCTGAAGGTGTACGGTGACAAGGAGAAGCTGAAGTCGCATGTGATGCAAAGCAGTAACGAAACGGAGGCAGAGTTAAGCGGACTTTCGCCGGGGAAGCAGTTTTTAATGAGAAAGCAGATGAATGCGCGTCTCGAGGTGCAGTTCGATAATGAAATGAAACGCATCTGCTTGGCCATGCATGAATCTTTGTCAAAGGAAGCGGTTGAGAAATCCGTAAAAAAGGTGTGGGACCGCAAGGTGACCGGGCGGAAGGAAGACATGATCTGGAACAGCGTTTATTTAATGGATCGACAAAAGGTCGACTGCTTCTTGCAGCTCGTCAATCACTATAACGACGAATATCAAGCTGCCGGTTTAGCTTTCGAAGCTACCGGACCGTGGCCCGTCTATCATTTTGCCCGGCTTCATTCGGAGAACGCGTAA
- a CDS encoding VanZ family protein translates to MKQKQGTNNMFIHVLFVVYVYVIVRIILFKFGSVDITFLWYRLNESLQNPDHIIRQFQTGNLIPFDEISKITHGGMSTHGLINLLGNVAIFIPYGILLGVMLRNKKVSCADVFILSFGLSLLLESAQAVLAIGIFDIDDLILNSTGGLLGFIFLKLFASTIPISRVVGDRP, encoded by the coding sequence ATGAAGCAGAAACAAGGCACCAATAATATGTTCATCCACGTGTTGTTTGTTGTGTATGTGTACGTCATAGTTAGAATTATTTTATTTAAGTTCGGATCGGTGGATATAACATTTCTCTGGTACCGTTTGAACGAAAGTCTACAAAACCCGGATCATATCATCAGGCAATTTCAAACCGGCAATCTGATCCCTTTTGACGAAATTTCCAAAATCACCCACGGCGGCATGTCGACGCATGGATTGATTAACCTATTGGGGAATGTAGCGATCTTTATTCCGTACGGCATTTTGCTTGGCGTCATGCTAAGAAACAAAAAAGTATCCTGTGCAGATGTGTTTATCCTGTCTTTTGGTTTAAGTCTCCTTTTGGAAAGCGCGCAGGCAGTACTCGCGATTGGCATTTTTGATATCGATGACCTCATCCTCAATTCAACAGGGGGCTTGCTCGGCTTCATTTTTTTAAAACTATTCGCTAGTACAATACCGATATCGAGAGTAGTTGGAGACCGTCCGTGA
- a CDS encoding alanyl-tRNA editing protein, whose translation MTNRLYYHSSTVTEWETTITKSCKRDDGWYVLLEESAFYPHGGGQPCDTGTINGVPVLDVISEENDVLHKVERLPEGPAASCRIDWQRRFDHMQQHSGQHLLSAVCLKLFDAMTLSFHLGLEIATIDVASPELTPDQLSQLEWEVNQAIYENHSIASYMVSEEEASRLPLAKQPKVSGNIRIVEIESVEYNACGGTHVAFTGAIGMIKLLRTEKMKGNTRISFKCGNRALAEFNDCMGIIGKLSLKFNTGKDDIVARVKKWEQEQKQLQTEIAALKEQNDSFVARELAERQESGLVAHQFENKPLKDLQSLAIKLTSLTNDPVLLADLTEFKVVLSHSGSFERSCGAFFKEHLAGFGGKGGGSSTMAQAGFGTLNEAIAFYEFAKASFRSRVS comes from the coding sequence ATGACGAATAGATTGTATTACCATTCTTCCACTGTTACCGAATGGGAGACTACGATTACGAAATCATGCAAGAGAGATGATGGCTGGTACGTCCTCTTGGAGGAAAGCGCCTTTTATCCCCATGGAGGGGGCCAGCCTTGCGATACCGGAACGATAAACGGCGTCCCTGTATTGGATGTGATAAGCGAGGAAAATGACGTGCTGCATAAGGTAGAGCGACTGCCGGAAGGACCTGCGGCGTCATGCCGGATCGATTGGCAGCGAAGATTCGATCATATGCAGCAGCATAGCGGTCAGCATCTGTTGTCGGCGGTTTGTCTCAAGCTATTCGATGCGATGACGCTAAGCTTTCACCTGGGCCTCGAAATCGCGACGATCGATGTGGCAAGTCCCGAGCTAACCCCGGATCAGCTATCCCAGCTCGAATGGGAAGTGAACCAAGCCATCTACGAAAATCACAGCATCGCCAGCTATATGGTTTCCGAGGAAGAGGCGAGCCGATTGCCGCTGGCAAAGCAGCCGAAGGTGTCGGGGAACATTCGGATTGTCGAGATCGAAAGCGTGGAATACAACGCCTGCGGCGGGACGCATGTAGCGTTTACCGGCGCAATCGGGATGATCAAGCTGCTGAGAACGGAGAAAATGAAAGGGAATACCCGAATTTCCTTCAAATGCGGGAACCGCGCCTTAGCGGAATTTAACGATTGCATGGGGATCATCGGGAAGCTATCGTTAAAATTCAATACCGGCAAAGATGATATTGTCGCTCGCGTTAAGAAGTGGGAGCAAGAACAAAAACAGCTTCAAACGGAAATCGCCGCTCTCAAGGAGCAGAATGATTCGTTTGTCGCGCGCGAGCTGGCGGAACGGCAGGAAAGCGGCTTGGTCGCGCATCAGTTTGAGAATAAGCCGTTGAAAGATTTGCAAAGCCTGGCGATAAAGCTCACGTCATTGACCAACGATCCGGTGCTGCTCGCCGATCTTACGGAATTCAAAGTCGTATTGTCGCATAGCGGAAGTTTCGAGCGTTCCTGCGGCGCGTTTTTCAAGGAACATCTAGCGGGATTCGGCGGCAAAGGCGGCGGCAGCAGCACGATGGCGCAGGCTGGCTTCGGGACATTGAACGAAGCCATAGCGTTCTACGAATTCGCCAAAGCAAGCTTCCGAAGTAGGGTAAGTTGA
- the msrB gene encoding peptide-methionine (R)-S-oxide reductase MsrB: MDFDKEEKLKSLTKIQYNVTQKGADEPPFQNEYWNHFEEGIYVDIVSGEPLFSSTDKYDPHTGWPSFTKPLTSANVVLKRNGLFAGITGAEVRSRHAQSFLGHVFNDGPQPTGLRFCMNSAAMVFIPKAELAQKGYGEYAAQFIDE; the protein is encoded by the coding sequence ATGGATTTCGACAAAGAAGAGAAATTAAAATCGCTAACGAAGATCCAGTACAACGTAACGCAAAAAGGCGCGGACGAGCCTCCGTTTCAAAATGAATATTGGAATCACTTTGAAGAGGGGATCTACGTCGATATCGTTTCAGGCGAACCTCTGTTCAGTTCAACAGATAAATACGACCCGCATACAGGCTGGCCCAGCTTTACGAAGCCTCTAACGTCAGCCAACGTGGTCTTGAAACGCAACGGATTGTTTGCAGGAATAACCGGCGCGGAAGTCCGAAGCCGTCATGCGCAATCGTTTCTTGGCCATGTGTTCAACGATGGACCGCAGCCGACGGGTTTAAGATTCTGCATGAACTCCGCAGCGATGGTATTTATACCGAAAGCCGAACTTGCTCAGAAAGGATATGGGGAATATGCTGCTCAATTTATTGATGAGTAA
- a CDS encoding helix-turn-helix transcriptional regulator — protein sequence MVELRNRVRELRARDRLSQGELAQLIGASRQTIALIERGDYAPSIVLVLKIAAVFSEQVETIFFLEGDGESNEEKE from the coding sequence GTGGTTGAATTACGCAACCGCGTCCGAGAGCTGAGGGCCCGCGATCGGCTGTCGCAAGGCGAGCTCGCCCAATTAATCGGCGCATCCAGACAAACGATTGCCCTAATCGAGAGAGGGGATTACGCTCCTTCGATCGTATTGGTTTTGAAGATCGCTGCTGTCTTTAGCGAGCAAGTGGAGACTATATTTTTCCTGGAGGGGGATGGGGAGAGCAATGAAGAAAAAGAATAA
- a CDS encoding DUF3169 family protein encodes MKKKNKPKNISVPYLLFMMAIGGICGFLLTSDSIPRPDRLTFNPGFVYDYDILFGALAVACTILTIWSIIGIARFPKQSGSESQLSEEEPTASELAVGKLMKISTYNYMTAFLWFALCFAYFASREAQANDQEGFLIVNLLGAVAFIVLTVVLQAIIIRHYNKLYPDRSINMRSRSAQRELFDKLDEAERFITYRSAFSSLMAVKRLIISGILFFVLYSFLFEFTPVPIIVLAVIYIVHHAVYFREASKLGK; translated from the coding sequence ATGAAGAAAAAGAATAAACCGAAAAATATATCCGTGCCGTACTTGTTGTTCATGATGGCCATTGGAGGGATTTGCGGTTTCCTCCTAACCAGCGATTCGATTCCGCGTCCGGATCGCTTAACGTTTAATCCGGGATTCGTTTACGATTACGATATTCTCTTCGGGGCTTTAGCCGTAGCCTGTACTATTTTAACGATCTGGAGCATCATTGGAATTGCGCGGTTCCCTAAGCAATCAGGCAGCGAGTCCCAGTTGTCGGAGGAAGAACCGACTGCAAGCGAGCTTGCGGTCGGCAAGCTGATGAAGATCAGCACCTACAACTACATGACGGCCTTCTTGTGGTTCGCGCTTTGCTTTGCCTATTTCGCCAGCAGGGAAGCCCAAGCCAATGATCAAGAGGGTTTCCTGATCGTGAACCTGCTAGGAGCTGTTGCATTCATCGTCTTGACGGTCGTTTTGCAGGCCATCATCATTCGTCATTATAACAAGCTGTATCCGGATCGCTCGATTAATATGCGTTCAAGAAGCGCGCAACGCGAGCTGTTCGACAAGCTGGATGAAGCCGAGCGATTCATTACCTATCGGTCTGCCTTCAGCTCCTTAATGGCCGTCAAACGGCTGATCATAAGCGGCATTCTGTTCTTCGTTCTCTATTCCTTTTTGTTCGAATTTACGCCGGTACCGATCATCGTCCTGGCCGTCATCTATATCGTTCATCATGCCGTATACTTTCGCGAAGCAAGCAAGCTGGGCAAATAA
- a CDS encoding organic hydroperoxide resistance protein encodes MNKIEKKLYTATVNVQGGRDGKAVSSDDRLNVDLRYPKELGGNGEGTNPEQLFAAGFAACFEGAMGTVLRLKKIKSEGISIDSNVTLGKDANDGYQLAVTLDITIKGVERSVAQEVVDEAHQVCPYAKATRGNIEVISNVVG; translated from the coding sequence ATGAATAAAATTGAAAAGAAATTATATACAGCTACCGTAAACGTTCAAGGCGGAAGAGATGGCAAAGCGGTTTCCAGCGATGACAGGCTTAATGTGGATTTACGATACCCGAAGGAATTAGGCGGTAACGGAGAGGGAACGAATCCGGAGCAATTGTTCGCCGCTGGATTCGCGGCTTGCTTCGAAGGCGCGATGGGCACCGTCCTTCGTTTGAAAAAAATCAAATCGGAAGGGATCTCCATTGATTCTAACGTCACGCTCGGCAAGGATGCGAACGACGGCTATCAGTTGGCCGTGACGCTGGACATTACGATTAAAGGCGTGGAGCGCAGCGTCGCGCAGGAAGTCGTCGATGAAGCGCATCAGGTTTGTCCTTACGCGAAAGCGACGAGAGGCAACATTGAAGTCATCTCGAACGTCGTAGGTTAA
- a CDS encoding sensor histidine kinase, which translates to MKETTVESQTPAGGGWSDSRTWKLIFGIKLLLNLALAGIFYFDDSIDLFWRISFIVISVAAFMFVNYVYFNRSRRRSMLFQLLILDFVISAAYGYIYIGGKFPNHLFVGITALAILFSAKGTRRIILTCLLLLLVYVITMGSVDWYVYRELSAIGYFTTGSFIVFAGIVSVLIQVQRNARDHTQKLFGELAQAHAQLQAYALQTEEWGAAKERIRIARDIHDTVGHKLTALLVQMQAARKLNRVDPQRSEQTYAECEHLIRASLQEIRLSVRAIREEPVRSASLQERLEQLAREFTKWAEVQTTLQVEGQPVELPGKLQLTAYRIVQESLTNAQKHGHARKAEIVLAYAESGFSLRIRNDGESPAGLNPGFGMINMKERVQEWNGEVHVGTKPGTGFTVDVRFPYSASGNGAVTIENSYR; encoded by the coding sequence ATGAAGGAAACGACCGTCGAGAGCCAAACGCCAGCCGGAGGAGGATGGAGCGATTCCCGAACGTGGAAGCTGATTTTCGGTATCAAGCTCTTACTTAACTTAGCCTTGGCCGGCATTTTTTATTTTGATGATTCGATCGACCTGTTTTGGAGAATCAGCTTTATCGTCATCTCCGTCGCGGCCTTTATGTTCGTCAATTATGTTTACTTTAACAGGAGCAGGCGGCGAAGCATGCTGTTTCAACTGCTCATCCTCGATTTCGTCATTTCCGCGGCGTACGGCTACATCTATATCGGGGGTAAATTCCCCAATCATCTCTTCGTCGGCATTACGGCATTGGCGATTTTGTTCTCCGCCAAAGGCACCCGCAGGATCATCCTGACCTGTCTCTTGCTGCTGCTGGTTTATGTCATCACGATGGGAAGCGTGGACTGGTATGTCTATCGGGAATTGAGTGCCATTGGCTATTTTACGACAGGGTCGTTCATCGTGTTCGCGGGCATTGTGAGCGTTCTGATTCAGGTTCAGCGGAACGCGCGCGACCATACGCAGAAGCTCTTCGGGGAATTAGCGCAGGCGCATGCGCAGCTGCAGGCGTACGCGCTGCAAACGGAAGAGTGGGGCGCAGCCAAGGAGCGGATCCGGATCGCGCGCGATATTCACGATACGGTCGGCCATAAGCTGACGGCGCTGCTCGTGCAGATGCAGGCGGCGCGGAAATTAAACCGGGTGGACCCGCAGCGCAGCGAACAAACCTACGCGGAATGCGAGCATTTGATTCGCGCGTCGCTGCAGGAAATTCGGCTTTCGGTCCGGGCGATTCGCGAAGAGCCAGTCCGCTCGGCCTCGCTGCAGGAGCGCCTTGAACAGCTCGCGCGGGAGTTCACCAAGTGGGCCGAAGTCCAAACGACGCTCCAGGTGGAAGGCCAGCCTGTCGAGCTGCCGGGCAAGCTTCAATTGACGGCGTATCGCATCGTGCAGGAATCCCTTACAAACGCGCAGAAGCACGGACATGCCAGGAAAGCCGAAATCGTGCTAGCCTATGCCGAAAGCGGATTCTCGCTTCGCATCCGAAACGACGGCGAATCGCCGGCGGGGCTCAATCCCGGCTTCGGCATGATCAATATGAAGGAACGAGTACAGGAGTGGAACGGAGAAGTGCATGTTGGGACGAAGCCGGGAACGGGCTTCACGGTCGACGTTCGCTTCCCGTATTCCGCCAGCGGAAACGGAGCTGTAACGATTGAAAATTCTTATCGTTGA
- a CDS encoding gas vesicle protein: MALQHSAASSNLLEVLEKILDKGVVIAGDIKVSLADVELLSIKIRLIVASVDKAKEIGIDWWEHDSYYSSHAMKLKEENNRLRERLHGFEQIGSRELPLE, from the coding sequence ATGGCGCTTCAGCATTCCGCCGCGTCCTCCAACTTATTGGAGGTGCTCGAGAAAATATTGGATAAAGGCGTCGTCATTGCCGGAGACATTAAAGTCTCCCTGGCCGATGTCGAGCTGCTCAGCATCAAAATTCGCCTTATCGTTGCTTCCGTCGATAAAGCGAAAGAAATCGGAATCGACTGGTGGGAGCATGATTCCTATTATTCATCGCACGCGATGAAGCTAAAGGAGGAGAATAACCGGTTGAGAGAACGATTGCATGGTTTTGAACAGATTGGCAGCAGGGAACTGCCGCTGGAATAG
- a CDS encoding gas vesicle protein GvpG produces MIHKLFTFPFQAVIKLGEKIAEEVDRELFDLGLIQKQLLQLELQFEFEEITIEEYEGKEAELLRRYEIAKAREQAAWFSSPDEED; encoded by the coding sequence ATGATCCATAAACTGTTTACGTTCCCTTTTCAGGCCGTGATCAAGCTCGGCGAGAAAATCGCGGAGGAAGTTGACCGTGAGTTATTTGATCTGGGTCTCATTCAAAAGCAGCTTCTCCAATTGGAGCTGCAGTTCGAGTTTGAAGAGATAACCATCGAGGAATATGAGGGCAAAGAAGCGGAGCTGCTGCGACGCTATGAAATCGCCAAAGCGCGCGAGCAAGCTGCCTGGTTCTCTTCCCCAGACGAGGAGGATTGA
- a CDS encoding thioredoxin family protein → MEVHSLDKESFRGQINHGITLVDFYQPGSSACQDQLHIDHGLAQEVRFQAAVVKVDIDQEKELAAEYGVSSVPTLMLFKDGYKVETLVGQQSKDELQKYIISYATMSDSCV, encoded by the coding sequence GTGGAGGTCCATTCATTAGACAAAGAATCGTTTAGGGGACAAATCAATCATGGCATCACGCTCGTTGACTTCTATCAGCCTGGAAGCAGCGCTTGCCAAGACCAGCTTCACATTGATCATGGCCTTGCTCAAGAAGTCAGATTTCAAGCAGCCGTAGTCAAAGTCGATATCGATCAAGAGAAAGAGCTCGCAGCTGAATATGGCGTTTCGAGCGTGCCTACATTAATGTTGTTTAAAGATGGATACAAAGTGGAAACTTTAGTCGGTCAACAAAGTAAAGACGAGTTGCAGAAATACATCATCAGCTATGCGACGATGAGCGATTCCTGCGTGTAA
- the gvpJ gene encoding gas vesicle protein GvpJ produces MRDWYANKEITLLDILDSLLDTGVVVRGELILSIANIDLVYIDLRLLVTAIESIVRYPD; encoded by the coding sequence ATGAGGGATTGGTACGCGAACAAGGAAATCACATTGCTGGATATTTTGGACAGTCTTCTCGATACGGGCGTCGTTGTAAGAGGCGAGCTGATTCTTTCCATAGCCAACATCGATTTGGTATACATCGATTTGCGCTTGCTCGTAACGGCCATTGAATCGATCGTCAGATATCCCGATTAA
- the msrB gene encoding peptide-methionine (R)-S-oxide reductase MsrB produces MDKDARLKSLTKLQFAVTQQDQDEPPFQNAYWNNTDDGIYVDIVSGEPLFSSKDQFDAGTGWASFTRPLEPDSVAYREVGGSFSDETQVRSRYADSFLGHVFEDGPEPTGLRYCTNSASLRFIPQDKLAQSGYGNYASLFEGDR; encoded by the coding sequence ATCGACAAAGACGCAAGGCTGAAATCGCTGACGAAGCTGCAGTTCGCGGTGACGCAGCAGGATCAGGACGAGCCGCCGTTCCAGAATGCGTATTGGAATAACACGGATGACGGCATCTACGTGGATATCGTCTCGGGCGAGCCGCTCTTCAGCTCGAAGGATCAGTTCGACGCCGGTACGGGCTGGGCTAGCTTTACGCGACCCTTGGAGCCGGATAGCGTAGCCTACCGGGAAGTCGGGGGAAGCTTCTCGGATGAAACGCAAGTAAGAAGCCGTTACGCGGATTCATTCCTTGGCCACGTGTTCGAGGACGGTCCCGAACCGACGGGACTTCGCTATTGTACGAATTCCGCATCGCTGCGCTTTATACCGCAGGACAAACTGGCGCAAAGCGGATACGGGAACTATGCCAGTCTATTCGAGGGGGATCGGTAA
- a CDS encoding gas vesicle protein K, whose product MEHRTHTGSRIHLDPADVEHGLAQLVLTLIELIRQLMERQALRRLEAGSLTEEQIDMLGETLMRLEAKMEELKDLFGLKDEDLNLNLGPIGNLM is encoded by the coding sequence ATGGAACATCGAACGCATACCGGCAGCCGCATTCATCTGGATCCTGCCGATGTCGAACACGGTTTGGCTCAGCTTGTCCTCACCTTGATCGAGCTGATCCGGCAGCTCATGGAACGGCAGGCGCTGCGACGCTTGGAAGCCGGTTCCTTAACGGAGGAACAAATCGACATGCTTGGCGAGACGCTGATGCGGTTGGAAGCGAAGATGGAAGAGTTAAAAGACTTATTCGGTTTGAAGGATGAAGATTTGAATCTTAATCTAGGCCCAATCGGCAATTTAATGTAG